One Synechocystis sp. LKSZ1 genomic window, TCTCCGGGTGAATGGCGACCTGGGTTCCCTGGTACAGACCATGGGCCAACTGCTGGGGGCTGCCAATCAAAACCCCAATCTCCAGCGGGTGTTTAGTACCTTCCAAGCCAACAGTCCCCAGCTGTTGATCGAAGTCAATCGTAATAAAGCTAAAACCCTCGGCGTCGGCGTGGACGATATTTTCCGAACCTTGGAAACGGCCCTCGGCTCAGCCTACGTCAATGATTTTATTCTGCAAGACCGCACCTATCGAGTTTATCTGCAAGCTGACCAACAATTCCGTGATAATCCTGAAGATATCGGGAAACTTTACGTTCGCAGTCAAAAAAACCAAATGATTCCCCTGACCAATTTGGTCCAAATTACCCCCACCGTGGGGGCCCAAACCATTAACCACTACAATCTCTTCCGGGCTATTGCCATCAACGGCTCTTCTGCACCAGGCGTAAGCTCCGGCAAAGCCGTCGAAACCATGGAGACGATCAGTAAACAAATTCTGCCACCGGGCTTTGGCTACGAATGGTCGGGTACCTCTCTTGAGGAAATCGAATCCCAGGGCCAAGCGCCGATTATTTTTGGTCTGGGGTTACTCTTTGTTTTTTTAGTACTGGCAGCTCAGTACGAGAATTACGTCGATCCAGTCATTATTATGTTGGCGGTTCCCCTGGCCATCATGGGGGCCTTGGTGGCCCAAACCCTGCGGGGGTTTCCCAACGATATTTATTGCCAGATCGGTTTGGTCATGCTGATTGGCCTAGCCAGCAAAAACTCGATCCTGATCGTGGAATTTGCCAACCAACTACGAGCTGAGGGTTTGCCGATTGTCAAAGCAGCGGTGGAAGCTGCCCAGACACGCCTGCGACCCATTCTAATGACGGCCCTTTCCACCCTCCTAGGGATTTTTCCGCTAATGATTGCAACGGGGGCCGGGGCCGGCAGTCGTCAGACCCTAGGGACAGCGGTCTTTGGGGGGATGTTAATCGCTACTTTTCTGAGCTTATTTCTGGTGCCCATTCTTTACATTGGCATCAAAGGGGCTATGGCCAAACTTCTACCGCCGAAGGTCGAAGCCTCCTAGGCCAGGGCCAAGGACTGGGGGACAGTAACCACTGCTTCCCCGGTGAGACTAAAGGCCCGCACTTCCGTGATGCTCACCGGTACAATCTGGCCCCGGAATTGCTCAATATTACCGGGGAAAAAGGTGAGACGGTTGCCCCGGGTTCGTCCCATCACCTGCCGGGGGTCTTTGCTATTTTGTTCCTCCACCAGCACGTCTTCCACTCGTCCCAGGTAGCGCTGGGAACGTTCCGCCGCCGTGAGGGCCACCAGATGATTTAAGCGTTGCAGTCGGTCGGCCTTGACCTCCTCCGAGAGTTGATTGTCCCAGAGGGCCGCCGGAGTGCCTGGCCGGGGAGAATAGGCCGCCGTATTCAACAGATCAAAACCAATTTCCTCCACCACGCGCAGGGTATTTTCAAACTGGGCCTCCGTTTCTCCCGGAAAGCCGACGATCACATCGGCACTGATGGCGGCATCAGGCATGTAGGCACGAATCTTATCGATAATTTGGCGGTAGCGCTCAATGGTATAGCCCCGCTTCATGGCTTTAAGGATGTCGTTATCCCCCGACTGGAAGGGAATATGGAAATGCTCACAGACCTTGGGCAATTCCTGACAGGCCTTAATTAATCGCTCGGTGAAGTAACGGGGGTGGCTGGTAGCAAAGCGAATCCGTTCAATACCATCAATATCGTGAACAAAGTAGAGCAGATCCGTGAGGGTGTGTAAATGGCGGCCCGTTTCCGTCACCCCCGGCAGATCCCGACCGTAGGCATCAATATTTTGGCCTAGCAAGGTCACTTCTTTATACCCTTGTTGGGCCAGGGCTTCCATCTCGGCTCGGATGGCCCCCGGTGGGCGGGATTGCTCGACGCCCCGCACATTGGGCACCACGCAGTAGCTACAGCGTTCGTTACAGCCATAGATCACATTTACCCAGGCCGTGACGGCACTATCCCGACGAGGCTTGGTAATATCCTCCATGATGTGGACAGCCTCCGTGGCCACCACCTGATTGCCGGCAAAGACTTGTTCCAACAAATCCCCCAGGCGGTTAGCGTGCTGGGGCCCCATGACCAGATCCAATTCCGGTACACGGCGGAGCAACTGTTCTCCCTCCTGCTGGGCCACACAACCCGCCACAATGAGGGTCAAGTCTGGTTTCTCCTGTTTCCGTTTAGCTTGGCGGCCGAGGTAGGAATAGACTTTTTGTTCGGCATTATCACGAATCGTGCAGGTGTTGTAGAGAATTAAATCCGCTTGGTTGGGGTCTTCCGACCAGGCCATGCCCAGGCCTTCTAAAATTCCGGCCATCCGCTCCGAGTCAGCTTTATTCATCTGACAGCCAAAGGTGGTGATGTGGTAGCGGCGGGGAACAGGGGTCATGGCTAACCGTTAAATGTCTTAATAAAGTCCAGTCTAGTATTGTAGCAAGGAATTTCCAGGGAGCTTGGCCCCCATCTGCGTTAGATTAAGTGTAAAGTTTTGTTACGAGCTTCTCTCCTATGACCACCTCTACAACGCCCTCGATCTACGATTTCACCGTCAATACCTTGGCGGGACAACCCATTGCCCTCAGTACTTTTAAAGGTAAAGTTCTACTGATTGTTAATACCGCTAGTCAGTGTGGCTTCACCCCCCAATACGCTGGTCTGCAAGCCCTCTACGAAAAATGTGCTGCCCAAGGCCTCGAAATTCTAGGATTTCCCTGCAATCAGTTTGGTCAACAAGAACCGGGTTCCGCCCAAGACATCCAAACCTTCTGCACCAGTCGCTACGGTGTCAGCTTTCCTCTCTTTGAAAAAATTGAGGTCAATGGCCCCAGCGCCCATCCCCTCTATCAGTTCTTGACCCGTTCTAAACCGGGCCTGGGTATTCCAGGCTTGATGGCCTCGGAAGCAATCAAATGGAACTTCACTAAGTTTTTAGTAAACCGCCAAGGTCAGGTGGTGCAACGTTACGCCTCCATGGCTAAGCCAGAAGAGCTCGAAAAAGATATTCAGGCCCTGCTCTAGGCTAATAACGAGGGGCTGGGATCGGGGGGAATCCGGGCTGTCTGAAAAAAATCCCCCCAAACCTTGACAACATCCCGGTAGCTGTAGTTAAAATTATTAAGGTTCGTCGATGGGGCGTAGCCAAGCGGTAAGGCAGCGGGTTTTGGTCCCGCCATTCCTAGGTTCGAATCCTAGCGCCCCAGTTAATCACAGTCAATCCTTTTCGGATTCGGAGTGATGTTCCCAAGCTTCCCTATAGCGTTCCAATAGGGTCTGTAGTTTGCCCCTTTCAATATAGGGCCAGCCGCCGCTTTCTTCCACATCTCGCAAAAAAGCATAGAGGTCATGGCGGGTGTTGGGGAGCGAAGGCTCAAATAACTCAGTACGAATTTGTCTATGCAGTTGTTCTAGAGTTCTCAAAAGGGCCAGAAGACGGTCACTATCGGGATGGTAGGATTGCGCTAGAGCTTCGACGAGGTTGACCAGGGATTGTAACTCTTGTTCAGTATTGTGCGTACTTGCCATGGAAGACCCTTGAAAACAGTGGTATGGAATTAGCCCTCCATCAAAGAAGAGCGCAGGACACCAGAATTCTCCCACAGAGGACGCAGGAAGGTAACGAAAGTTTGCTAGAGTAGATCCCGATAACAACAGCCGCATTTGTCCTTTTAAATTATAGTTTGCAATATTGCGTAAGACTTATCGGGACAAGGCTCTATTTAATTTAATCTGAGATTGACCAAGCGAGGTTAACCATGAGGTTTCGTGTATCCATCGTTGCCTTTCTATCGATATGTCTAGGGATTCTTACTTTTTTAAGTGCGGGATCGGCCTTAGCCGTCGATAAAAGCCAACTCACCTATGATGATATTTTGAATACGGGATTAGCTAACTCCTGCCCTGAGATCTCCTCCTTTAGCCGAGGAACGATCCCGGTGGAGCCCAATAGCTCCTACGTCGTCTCCGACTTTTGCATGGAGCCGACTCAGTTTTTTGTCAAAGAAGAACCTTTAAACAAACGTCAGGAAGCTGAATTTGTCGAAGGAAAACTCCTCACTCGCTATACGACTAGCCTAGAACAAATCCGGGGTTCTATTGCGGTTGGTGCCGATGGTGTTCTGACCTTTAAAGAAAAAGATGGTATTGATTTTCAACCCATCACAGTACTCTTACCCGGTGGCGAAGAAGTCCCCTTCTTTTTCACCATCAAGAGTTTTGTCGGTAAAACAGAACCCGGCTTCACCTCCATTAATAGCTCTACGGATTTTGTAGGTTCCGTCAAGGTGCCTTCCTATCGTGGTGCTGGCTTCCTCGATCCCAAGGCTCGGGGGGTTTATACCGGTTATGATAATGCTGTTGCCTTACCTGCTTCTGCCGATAGTAAGGAGTTGCAACGCACCAATGTTAAACAAACTCCCATTGGCAAAGGCACCCTTTCCCTACAAGTAACCCAAGTCGATGGCGCAACGGGGGAAATCGGGGGCATTTTTGAAAGCATTCAACCCTCTGATACCGACCTTGGGGCCAAGGATCCTGTGGACGTTAAGATTCGTGGTATTTTCTACGCTCGGGTTGGAGCCAAAGTCTAGGCTTGTTGGTTACTCTGTAACTGGGTAATTTTTGGGGCAATCGCCCCTTTTTTATTGAGTTTTATATTTGTTTTAGAAAGGCATCGGAATAGGCCCGCTATAATTTGTTTAGACGCCTGTGACAGTATTACGGATATTGACAAATAGGCGGGGAATCACTGAGTGCAAATACGGAAATGCCAGAATGTCTTTTTGGGTATTCTAGATGAATTTTCCCTTGTGCTGAGGTGAATCATTGCGTAGAGTAAAGGATGCTGGTTTGTACCCCTGAATCCCCTGAATATTACGACCTTGTCCGCTCACTGCGACTTTTAATAGTTCTTCCTGCCTTTAACCCTTAAGCACTATTATGTCCCCTTCCATCAAAGAATCCCTCAAGTTAGAAACCCTGAATTTGCTCAAGCAGTATCGGGTTTCAGCTAGCACAGGCCTCCGCAATCAAATCATGGAACTCAATCTAGGATTGGTGCGAAAGGAAGCTTACCACTGGGTCGGACAATGTGGTGAAAATTATGAAGACCTGGTGCAGGTGGGCTGTATGGGGTTGATTCGGGCCATTGAACGATTTGATGTGGAAAAGGGCCACGCTTTTAGCTCCTTTGCCATCCCCTACATCCGGGGAGAAATTCAACATTTCCTGCGAGATAAGGGCCATTGTGTTCGTATTCCCCGACGCTGGTTAGAGTTAGGACAACAGGCCATGGTGGAACAACAAAAATTCCGAACCCTATTCCAACGGCCGGCAACGGATGGAGAAATAGCTCAAATTCTGGAAATTTCCCTGGCGGAATGGCAGGAAATCAAGCTGGCTTTTCAAAACCGGGAACCCCTGAGTCTGGATGTTAAGGTAAGTTCCGAGGAAGATTGTCAACTCAACCTGGGAGACTGTTTGTCGGATCATGAATTTCGCAGTTTCCAACTGAGCCAAGAAGACCAAATTCGCCTCCAGCAGGCCCTGGCCCAACTGGAAGAGCGCACCCGGCGGATCCTCGAATTTGTCTTTCTGCACGACCTCACCCAACGGGAAACGGCAGAGGAGCTGGGCATTAGCGTGATTACGGTGTCTCGTCGCCTGAAAAAAGGCCTACAGGTGTTAAAAAAATCCTTACTGACGGAAATTTTTTGAGCTCTATCGCGACTTAGAGTCTTGCTTTAGTAAAAAGTCGAATTCAGTGCAGTCTGTGCTAAGGCCCAGATATTCACTAAATCTGAACCCCGATTGAGGCTGTCTTGAAGACTGGGTAAGGCCCGCAGAACGCCCTAAACCGATAGACTAAGATTACTTGGACTTAATAGGCGTTAGGGCGCAGAAAATCCGATGTTTGGACTCGGCTGGACGGAAGTGGTATTGATTCTTCTTGCGGTGTTATTGATCTTTGGACCCAAAAAATTGCCGGAAATTGGCGCAGCCCTCGGCAAGACGCTGCGGGGATTTAAGGAAGAAATTCAGCCCGATACCCAAACCCCGGAGGAAGAAGACCACTAAGTCTTAGTTGGCTATGCGCATCTATGGTAATCGTCTCCTCAAGACTTTGCCTGGCCCCCTGACCCGCCCGACAACAGGAAAAGTCCGCACCGCCGTCTTTAATATTTGGCAGGGCCCGTTTGGGGGTCAATCCTGGCTCGACCTCTGTGCCGGCAATGGTTCCATGGGCGCAGAGGCCCTCTGTCGAGGTATCCATCATGTTGTGGGCATTGAACAGTCTGGTAAAGCCTGTGCCCTGATTCAGGCCAATTGGCAAAAAGTGGCCCGACCGGAGCAATCTTTCCAGGTGTTACGGGGGGATATTCTTAAAATTCTTCCTAGCTTAGCCGGTCAACAATTCGACTGGATCTATTTTGACCCGCCCTACGCCAGTGATT contains:
- the miaB gene encoding tRNA (N6-isopentenyl adenosine(37)-C2)-methylthiotransferase MiaB, whose product is MTPVPRRYHITTFGCQMNKADSERMAGILEGLGMAWSEDPNQADLILYNTCTIRDNAEQKVYSYLGRQAKRKQEKPDLTLIVAGCVAQQEGEQLLRRVPELDLVMGPQHANRLGDLLEQVFAGNQVVATEAVHIMEDITKPRRDSAVTAWVNVIYGCNERCSYCVVPNVRGVEQSRPPGAIRAEMEALAQQGYKEVTLLGQNIDAYGRDLPGVTETGRHLHTLTDLLYFVHDIDGIERIRFATSHPRYFTERLIKACQELPKVCEHFHIPFQSGDNDILKAMKRGYTIERYRQIIDKIRAYMPDAAISADVIVGFPGETEAQFENTLRVVEEIGFDLLNTAAYSPRPGTPAALWDNQLSEEVKADRLQRLNHLVALTAAERSQRYLGRVEDVLVEEQNSKDPRQVMGRTRGNRLTFFPGNIEQFRGQIVPVSITEVRAFSLTGEAVVTVPQSLALA
- a CDS encoding glutathione peroxidase, with protein sequence MTTSTTPSIYDFTVNTLAGQPIALSTFKGKVLLIVNTASQCGFTPQYAGLQALYEKCAAQGLEILGFPCNQFGQQEPGSAQDIQTFCTSRYGVSFPLFEKIEVNGPSAHPLYQFLTRSKPGLGIPGLMASEAIKWNFTKFLVNRQGQVVQRYASMAKPEELEKDIQALL
- a CDS encoding photosystem II manganese-stabilizing polypeptide; this translates as MRFRVSIVAFLSICLGILTFLSAGSALAVDKSQLTYDDILNTGLANSCPEISSFSRGTIPVEPNSSYVVSDFCMEPTQFFVKEEPLNKRQEAEFVEGKLLTRYTTSLEQIRGSIAVGADGVLTFKEKDGIDFQPITVLLPGGEEVPFFFTIKSFVGKTEPGFTSINSSTDFVGSVKVPSYRGAGFLDPKARGVYTGYDNAVALPASADSKELQRTNVKQTPIGKGTLSLQVTQVDGATGEIGGIFESIQPSDTDLGAKDPVDVKIRGIFYARVGAKV
- a CDS encoding RNA polymerase sigma factor SigF; its protein translation is MSPSIKESLKLETLNLLKQYRVSASTGLRNQIMELNLGLVRKEAYHWVGQCGENYEDLVQVGCMGLIRAIERFDVEKGHAFSSFAIPYIRGEIQHFLRDKGHCVRIPRRWLELGQQAMVEQQKFRTLFQRPATDGEIAQILEISLAEWQEIKLAFQNREPLSLDVKVSSEEDCQLNLGDCLSDHEFRSFQLSQEDQIRLQQALAQLEERTRRILEFVFLHDLTQRETAEELGISVITVSRRLKKGLQVLKKSLLTEIF
- the tatA gene encoding twin-arginine translocase TatA/TatE family subunit; the protein is MFGLGWTEVVLILLAVLLIFGPKKLPEIGAALGKTLRGFKEEIQPDTQTPEEEDH
- the rsmD gene encoding 16S rRNA (guanine(966)-N(2))-methyltransferase RsmD, coding for MRIYGNRLLKTLPGPLTRPTTGKVRTAVFNIWQGPFGGQSWLDLCAGNGSMGAEALCRGIHHVVGIEQSGKACALIQANWQKVARPEQSFQVLRGDILKILPSLAGQQFDWIYFDPPYASDLYLPVLTLVAEHKLLAPAGEMAVEHDVQSPPPIGIGPLKQCRQKRYGKTGVSFYDWGVADEGPFHNNSQPLETPLT